In a single window of the Gossypium hirsutum isolate 1008001.06 chromosome A13, Gossypium_hirsutum_v2.1, whole genome shotgun sequence genome:
- the LOC107893490 gene encoding ubiquitin carboxyl-terminal hydrolase 26 isoform X1 produces MSRPTTRSKNKRHRQVENDDTTTEILRKIHLTGEITDDDVNQLYMITKPVCQGCRVNTKDDPNCFCGLIPPPNGSRKAGLWQKMSDIIQALGPDPCKDLRASAYSPAGLTNLGATCYANSILQCLYMNKSFRQGVFSVEPDVLNRHPVLDQLARLFAQLHASKMAFIDSAPFIKTLELDNGVQQDSHEFLTLLFSLLERCLSDSQVSKARTIVQDLFRGSVSHVTTCSRCGKDSEASSKMEDFYELELNVKGLKTLEESLTDYLSVEELHGDNQYFCESCNIRVDASRSIKLRTLPDVLNFQLKRYDFLQKTTSKKKITSVFSFPGKLDMQGRLSKPSQVELIYDLSAVLIHKGTAANSGHYIAHIKDENTGQWWEFDDEHVSNLGHHPFGEGSSTSNTKSNRSDAVVHSSCTGGDGTANGNHLDSIQLQHEESSVGSHIEMFSSTDAYMLMYNLSSKKNGASTMEIEGDAVFLHDGISLPSHLCEEITNLNSSYVDACEQYKLKKKRELDHITERRQEVRSVLSEAPVHSVEEPFYWISTDWLRQWADNISPPVLDNTSIQCSHGKIPLSKAGSVKRLSSGAWTKCSKYNGGPTFAKGDHCLDCLIDVAHTVVCADSYRDRRKLMKEIADDVLLAKCKDGAYYVSKAWLQQWVKRKNLDAPCEADAGPTMSIRCPHGHLMPEQAAGAKRLLVPEKLWLFFYEDAITVKPDDSSGCSTFPSDSEECPECSNTLSEVACLEDSRREMKLKQRQNHEKLAMGKSIPLSSNCKYYLLPSSWLSKWRSYVTASSKHTSSMEPEILDGVINLLKCEKHSRLLERPPKVAYKRGSFFQKSSTTDRLTIITENDWKCFCEEWGGTEENGISAIIELCSSNDLAECCGGMRMCEQPLDLQNELNNENESRQPVIRTCAEVCEECIGERESCELMQKLNYADEDIYVYLVRGKEAPKSILQASESSEPDRRTSKRSRRTNNGNLVNLRVSATTSIYQLKMMIWESLGVVKENQILHKGSRVIDQETATLADMNIFPGDRLWVKDSEIHEDRDIADELSDQKMNVENIEEGFRGTLLTANISSQVV; encoded by the exons ATGAGCCGACCAACAACCCGTAGTAAAAATAAAAGACACAGACAGGTGGAGAATGATGATACAACTACTGAAATATTAAG GAAAATTCACCTGACAGGTGAAATAACTGATGATGATGTAAATCAGCTGTACATGATCACAAAACCGGTTTGTCAAGGCTGTCGTGTGAATACTAAGGACGACCCGAATTGTTTTTGTGGGTTGATTCCACCTCCTAATGGCAGTCGGAAAGCTGGCTTATGGCAGAAAATGTCGGATATTATTCAAGCTCTTGGTCCAGATCCATGTAAAGATCTCCGTGCTTCTGCTTACTCACCTGCAGGTCTTACGAATCTGGGGGCAACATGCTATGCTAACAGCATTTTACAGTGCTTGTACATGAACAAATCATTTCGACAAGGTGTTTTCTCTGTTGAACCTGATGTTTTGAACCGACATCCTGTCTTAGATCAACTTGCACGACTTTTTGCGCAGTTGCATGCTAGTAAAATGGCTTTCATTGACTCTGCCCCTTTTATAAAAACACTCGAGTTAGATAATGGAGTTCAACAGGATAGCCATGAATTTCTGACCTTACTTTTTTCTTTGCTTGAGCGTTGTCTAAGTGATTCTCAAGTTTCCAAAGCGAGGACAATTGTTCAAGATCTCTTTCGAGGAAGTGTATCTCATGTTACAAC GTGCTCAAGATGTGGCAAAGATTCTGAAGCTTCTTCAAAGATGGAAGATTTTTATGAGCTTGAGTTAAATGTCAAGGGCCTCAAAACTCTTGAGGAGAGTTTAACTGATTACCTGAGTGTGGAAGAGTTACATGGCGATAACCAATATTTTTGTGAGTCATGTAACATAAGAGTTGATGCCTCTCGCAGTATCAAGTTGCGGACACTCCCTGATGTGCTTAATTTTCAGCTGAAGCGCTATGATTTCCTTCAAAAG ACTACTTCAAAGAAGAAGATTACTTCTGTGTTCTCTTTTCCTGGAAAGCTAGATATGCAGGGGAGGTTGTCAAAGCCTTCTCAAGTGGAATTAATATATGACTTGTCGGCAGTTCTTATTCACAAAGGAACTGCTGCAAACAGTGGCCACTATATAGCTCATATTAAGGATGAGAATACAGGGCAGTGGTGGGAGTTTGATGACGAACATGTCTCAAACTTGGGTCATCATCCATTTGGAGAAGGCTCTTCAACTTCCAATACTAAATCTAATCGATCAGATGCAGTTGTTCATTCGTCTTGCACAGGAGGGGATGGCACTGCCAATGGAAATCATTTGGATTCCATTCAGCTGCAACATGAAGAATCTAGTGTTGGGAGTCATATAGAGATGTTTTCATCTACTGATGCCTACATGCTGATGTACAATCTTAGTTCTAAGAAGAATGGTGCCAGCACCATGGAAATAGAAGGGGATGCAGTTTTCTTACATGATGGAATTTCACTTCCATCTCATCTTTGTGAGGAGATAACAAACTTGAATTCATCATATGTTGATGCTTGTGAACAAtacaaattgaagaagaaaagagaacTAGATCACATAACAGAAAGGAGACAGGAAGTGAGATCAGTGCTATCTGAAGCTCCTGTTCATTCAGTTGAAGAACCATTCTATTGGATTTCCACAGACTGGCTTCGCCAATGGGCTGATAATATTTCTCCACC AGTTTTAGATAATACATCTATCCAATGTTCCCATGGAAAAATACCACTTTCCAAAGCTGGCTCTGTGAAGCGATTGTCATCTGGAGCCTGGACGAAGTGCTCTAAG TACAACGGGGGCCCAACATTTGCCAAAGGTGATCACTGCCTGGACTGCCTTATTGATGTGGCACATACAGTTGTATGTGCCGACAGCTATAGGGATCGAAGAAAATTGATGAAAGAGATTGCAGACGATGTACTTTTAGCCAAGTGCAAAGATGGAGCCTACTATGTATCAAAGGCATG GTTACAGCAGTGGGTGAAAAGAAAAAACCTTGATGCACCTTGTGAAGCTGATGCTGGACCAACAATGTCAATTAGGTGCCCTCATGGGCACCTGATGCCAGAGCAAGCTGCTGGTGCTAAGCGATTGCTGGTTCCTGAGAAGCTATGGCTCTTCTTTTATGAGGATGCAATTACAGTAAAACCTGATGATTCTTCAGGTTGTTCAACTTTTCCTTCCGACTCTGAAGAGTGTCCTGAGTGCAGCAATACACTTTCAGAAGTTGCATGCTTGGAGGATTCTAGAAG AGAAATGAAGCTTAAACAGCGTCAAAACCATGAAAAATTAGCCATGGGCAAGAGTATCCCGCTGTCTTCAAATTGCAAGTACTACTTGCTGCCTTCTTCTTGGCTTTCAAAATGGAGGAGCTACGTCACTGCAAGCAGCAAACATACTTCATCCATGGAACCTGAAATTCTTGACGGCGTTATTAATTTGCTTAAATGTGAAAAG CATTCACGCCTTCTGGAGAGGCCACCTAAAGTGGCCTACAAACGTGGGTCCTTTTTCCAGAAGAGTTCTACT ACAGATAGGTTGACCATTATCACTGAGAACGATTGGAAATGCTTTTGTGAAGAATGGGGTGGTACTGAGGAGAATGGCATATCTGCTATAATTGAGCTTTGTAGCTCTAATGATTTGGCTGAATGCTGTGGGGGCATGCGAATGTGTGAGCAGCCGCTTGATCTTCAAAATGAACTAAATAATGAGAATGAGTCAAGGCAACCAGTGATTAGGACCTGTGCAGAg GTATGTGAGGAGTGCATTGGAGAAAGAGAAAGCTGCGAGTTGATGCAAAAGCTTAACTATGCTGATGAAGATATTTATGTTTATCTTGTACGTGGAAAAGAAGCTCCAAAGTCAATCTTACAAGCATCTGAGTCCTCTGAGCCTGATCGACGAACCTCCAAGCGTTCTCGGAGGACAAACAATGGAAATTTAGTAAATTTAAGAGTTTCTGCAACTACCTCAATATATCAGTTGAAAATGATGATATGGGAATCACTTGGG GTTGTTAAGGAAAACCAAATACTGCACAAAGGATCCCGAGTAATTGATCAGGAAACTGCTACTCTTGCTGACATGAATATATTTCCTGGAGATAGGCTTTGGGTGAAAGATTCTGAAATCCATGAAGATAGAGATATCGCTG ATGAGCTTTCTGACCAGAAAATGAATGTTGAAAATATTGAAGAAGGATTTCGGGGAACACTATTGACGGCAAATATTTCATCTCAAGTTGTTTAG
- the LOC107893490 gene encoding ubiquitin carboxyl-terminal hydrolase 26 isoform X2, with amino-acid sequence MSRPTTRSKNKRHRQVENDDTTTEILRKIHLTGEITDDDVNQLYMITKPVCQGCRVNTKDDPNCFCGLIPPPNGSRKAGLWQKMSDIIQALGPDPCKDLRASAYSPAGLTNLGATCYANSILQCLYMNKSFRQGVFSVEPDVLNRHPVLDQLARLFAQLHASKMAFIDSAPFIKTLELDNGVQQDSHEFLTLLFSLLERCLSDSQVSKARTIVQDLFRGSVSHVTTCSRCGKDSEASSKMEDFYELELNVKGLKTLEESLTDYLSVEELHGDNQYFCESCNIRVDASRSIKLRTLPDVLNFQLKRYDFLQKTTSKKKITSVFSFPGKLDMQGRLSKPSQVELIYDLSAVLIHKGTAANSGHYIAHIKDENTGQWWEFDDEHVSNLGHHPFGEGSSTSNTKSNRSDAVVHSSCTGGDGTANGNHLDSIQLQHEESSVGSHIEMFSSTDAYMLMYNLSSKKNGASTMEIEGDAVFLHDGISLPSHLCEEITNLNSSYVDACEQYKLKKKRELDHITERRQEVRSVLSEAPVHSVEEPFYWISTDWLRQWADNISPPVLDNTSIQCSHGKIPLSKAGSVKRLSSGAWTKCSKYNGGPTFAKGDHCLDCLIDVAHTVVCADSYRDRRKLMKEIADDVLLAKCKDGAYYVSKAWLQQWVKRKNLDAPCEADAGPTMSIRCPHGHLMPEQAAGAKRLLVPEKLWLFFYEDAITVKPDDSSGCSTFPSDSEECPECSNTLSEVACLEDSRREMKLKQRQNHEKLAMGKSIPLSSNCKYYLLPSSWLSKWRSYVTASSKHTSSMEPEILDGVINLLKCEKHSRLLERPPKVAYKRGSFFQKSSTTDRLTIITENDWKCFCEEWGGTEENGISAIIELCSSNDLAECCGGMRMCEQPLDLQNELNNENESRQPVIRTCAEVFKHSETSKKL; translated from the exons ATGAGCCGACCAACAACCCGTAGTAAAAATAAAAGACACAGACAGGTGGAGAATGATGATACAACTACTGAAATATTAAG GAAAATTCACCTGACAGGTGAAATAACTGATGATGATGTAAATCAGCTGTACATGATCACAAAACCGGTTTGTCAAGGCTGTCGTGTGAATACTAAGGACGACCCGAATTGTTTTTGTGGGTTGATTCCACCTCCTAATGGCAGTCGGAAAGCTGGCTTATGGCAGAAAATGTCGGATATTATTCAAGCTCTTGGTCCAGATCCATGTAAAGATCTCCGTGCTTCTGCTTACTCACCTGCAGGTCTTACGAATCTGGGGGCAACATGCTATGCTAACAGCATTTTACAGTGCTTGTACATGAACAAATCATTTCGACAAGGTGTTTTCTCTGTTGAACCTGATGTTTTGAACCGACATCCTGTCTTAGATCAACTTGCACGACTTTTTGCGCAGTTGCATGCTAGTAAAATGGCTTTCATTGACTCTGCCCCTTTTATAAAAACACTCGAGTTAGATAATGGAGTTCAACAGGATAGCCATGAATTTCTGACCTTACTTTTTTCTTTGCTTGAGCGTTGTCTAAGTGATTCTCAAGTTTCCAAAGCGAGGACAATTGTTCAAGATCTCTTTCGAGGAAGTGTATCTCATGTTACAAC GTGCTCAAGATGTGGCAAAGATTCTGAAGCTTCTTCAAAGATGGAAGATTTTTATGAGCTTGAGTTAAATGTCAAGGGCCTCAAAACTCTTGAGGAGAGTTTAACTGATTACCTGAGTGTGGAAGAGTTACATGGCGATAACCAATATTTTTGTGAGTCATGTAACATAAGAGTTGATGCCTCTCGCAGTATCAAGTTGCGGACACTCCCTGATGTGCTTAATTTTCAGCTGAAGCGCTATGATTTCCTTCAAAAG ACTACTTCAAAGAAGAAGATTACTTCTGTGTTCTCTTTTCCTGGAAAGCTAGATATGCAGGGGAGGTTGTCAAAGCCTTCTCAAGTGGAATTAATATATGACTTGTCGGCAGTTCTTATTCACAAAGGAACTGCTGCAAACAGTGGCCACTATATAGCTCATATTAAGGATGAGAATACAGGGCAGTGGTGGGAGTTTGATGACGAACATGTCTCAAACTTGGGTCATCATCCATTTGGAGAAGGCTCTTCAACTTCCAATACTAAATCTAATCGATCAGATGCAGTTGTTCATTCGTCTTGCACAGGAGGGGATGGCACTGCCAATGGAAATCATTTGGATTCCATTCAGCTGCAACATGAAGAATCTAGTGTTGGGAGTCATATAGAGATGTTTTCATCTACTGATGCCTACATGCTGATGTACAATCTTAGTTCTAAGAAGAATGGTGCCAGCACCATGGAAATAGAAGGGGATGCAGTTTTCTTACATGATGGAATTTCACTTCCATCTCATCTTTGTGAGGAGATAACAAACTTGAATTCATCATATGTTGATGCTTGTGAACAAtacaaattgaagaagaaaagagaacTAGATCACATAACAGAAAGGAGACAGGAAGTGAGATCAGTGCTATCTGAAGCTCCTGTTCATTCAGTTGAAGAACCATTCTATTGGATTTCCACAGACTGGCTTCGCCAATGGGCTGATAATATTTCTCCACC AGTTTTAGATAATACATCTATCCAATGTTCCCATGGAAAAATACCACTTTCCAAAGCTGGCTCTGTGAAGCGATTGTCATCTGGAGCCTGGACGAAGTGCTCTAAG TACAACGGGGGCCCAACATTTGCCAAAGGTGATCACTGCCTGGACTGCCTTATTGATGTGGCACATACAGTTGTATGTGCCGACAGCTATAGGGATCGAAGAAAATTGATGAAAGAGATTGCAGACGATGTACTTTTAGCCAAGTGCAAAGATGGAGCCTACTATGTATCAAAGGCATG GTTACAGCAGTGGGTGAAAAGAAAAAACCTTGATGCACCTTGTGAAGCTGATGCTGGACCAACAATGTCAATTAGGTGCCCTCATGGGCACCTGATGCCAGAGCAAGCTGCTGGTGCTAAGCGATTGCTGGTTCCTGAGAAGCTATGGCTCTTCTTTTATGAGGATGCAATTACAGTAAAACCTGATGATTCTTCAGGTTGTTCAACTTTTCCTTCCGACTCTGAAGAGTGTCCTGAGTGCAGCAATACACTTTCAGAAGTTGCATGCTTGGAGGATTCTAGAAG AGAAATGAAGCTTAAACAGCGTCAAAACCATGAAAAATTAGCCATGGGCAAGAGTATCCCGCTGTCTTCAAATTGCAAGTACTACTTGCTGCCTTCTTCTTGGCTTTCAAAATGGAGGAGCTACGTCACTGCAAGCAGCAAACATACTTCATCCATGGAACCTGAAATTCTTGACGGCGTTATTAATTTGCTTAAATGTGAAAAG CATTCACGCCTTCTGGAGAGGCCACCTAAAGTGGCCTACAAACGTGGGTCCTTTTTCCAGAAGAGTTCTACT ACAGATAGGTTGACCATTATCACTGAGAACGATTGGAAATGCTTTTGTGAAGAATGGGGTGGTACTGAGGAGAATGGCATATCTGCTATAATTGAGCTTTGTAGCTCTAATGATTTGGCTGAATGCTGTGGGGGCATGCGAATGTGTGAGCAGCCGCTTGATCTTCAAAATGAACTAAATAATGAGAATGAGTCAAGGCAACCAGTGATTAGGACCTGTGCAGAg GTTTTCAAACATTCTGAGACATCTAAGAAGTTATGA
- the LOC107893489 gene encoding uncharacterized protein At2g24330 produces MAEDKGVSDGESKESSPPPPVVKKKGKGVLSRIWRAIFGRSGDNFEKRLEHITKEEKAVVARIKRRSQAWRTIIRHLIVFSVVLEVIAVAYAIMMTRSEDLDWKMRAFRVSPMFLLPVISSIVYSAVVKITRMCDQRDQKTLENLRAERRAKIDELKEKTNYYITQQLIQRYDPDPAAKAAAATILASKLGADSGLKVYLEDESKLDVLGGRSNDVEIVPSSGLRKRKHSRSNSAGSTPLVHSNEGSPPHPVGNEGTQASEHDRQVVDHYHPQGPSVQDGGWLARVAALLVGEDPTQSYALICGNCHRHNGLARKEDFPYITYYCPHCQALNKPKQLEEHGSRSSPIMDPLQSGVGDAAKSPSGSMAEDILRSSSPVISGSEIEKVTEKVESSDVIG; encoded by the exons ATGGCGGAGGACAAAGGCGTTTCCGACGGTGAAAGCAAAGAATCGAGTCCGCCGCCGCCGGTAGTCAAGAAGAAAGGCAAGGGAGTCCTCTCCCGTATTTGGCGTGCAATTTTTGGTAGGAGCGGGGACAATTTCGAAAAGAGGCTTGAACATATTACCAAGGAAGAGAAGGCTGTTGTCGCGCGAATTAAAAGAAGATCCCAGGCTTGGAGGACAATAATTAGGCATCTCATTGTATTTTCTGTCGTTTTGGAG GTTATTGCAGTTGCTTATGCCATTATGATGACAAGATCCGAGGATTTAGATTGGAAGATGAGGGCATTTAGGGTTTCCCCGATGTTCCTTTTGCCTGTTATTTCTTCCATTGTTTATTCTGCAGTTGTAAAAATCACAAGGATGT GTGACCAGAGGGACCAGAAAACTCTAGAAAATCTTCGTGCTGAAAGGCGAGCAAAAATTGATGAACTTAAGGAGAAGACAAATTATTACATTACACAACAGCTTATTCAG AGATATGATCCAGATCCAGCAGCAAAGGCTGCTGCTGCAACTATCCTTGCATCTAAGTTGGGTGCAGATTCAGGTTTGAAAGTCTATCTTGAAGATGAATCTAAGCTTGATGTCCTAGGGGGGAGGAGCAACGATGTTGAGATAGTGCCTTCAAGTGGACTTCGAAAAAGAAAGCACAGTAGATCCAATAGTGCGGGAAGCACTCCATTGGTTCATTCTAATGAAGGATCACCACCTCATCCTGTAGGGAATGAGGGTACTCAAGCTTCTGAGCATGATCGACAGGTTGTTGATCATTACCATCCACAGGGGCCTTCTGTACAGGATGGGGGATGGCTTGCTCGAGTTGCTGCCTTGCTTGTGGGGGAAGATCCAACACAATCATATGCACTTATATGTGGCAATTGCCACAGGCACAACG GACTTGCTAGGAAGGAGGATTTCCCATATATAACTTATTACTGCCCGCACTGCCAAGCCTTGAATAAGCCAAAACAACTGGAAGAGCATGGTTCTAGATCTAGCCCCATCATGGACCCCTTGCAATCGGGAGTTGGCGATGCAGCAAAAAGTCCAAGTGGTAGCATGGCTGAGGATATACTCAGGAGCTCCAGCCCTGTGATATCTGGATCTGAGATTGAGAAAGTGACGGAAAAAGTAGAGTCAAGTGATGTGATTGGATAA